A portion of the Drosophila sechellia strain sech25 chromosome 2R, ASM438219v1, whole genome shotgun sequence genome contains these proteins:
- the LOC6608537 gene encoding longitudinals lacking protein, isoforms J/P/Q/S/Z isoform X25, translated as MLADKSIIGKSSDSDKLTQSKKSLISDAKTTNKTSTPIRPKVSTTTTSTSTAAAAAATIAAKQAAAAIASSNINNNNSSLTQTVTQTVTRIGSIGRTTIACITPANNGNKSSSSNCNVDAASAAALAAAGVELDSIDDTMTEVIVKIENPESMPLNDDEDDAVCNEAIEDENTFDYDLKLGSPLSWTYDAVKIENEEFEDSYLMDNDDDDDDLLTTAAATQKHAKQSNEKQMAGSMVPGGGSGGAVKKIVLSAQQQQQLLEQQQHLQHLQLQPTSQSLQIKLPAIPATITTISAPKQMMSGAGTSGSLTTTNCTLMSNKLGMPVKGQNLDLHWSHSDDNRYRVLVQNKRTRKESLEHSADMIYNADIEKPWVCRNCNRTYKWKNSLKCHLKNECGLPPRYFCSKMCGYATNVHSNLKRHLNTKCRDREKDADEEKKPASASGNMPVVMGVGNGTVPVSSSNNNNNGGGSSTSSTYTLVFQNDSA; from the exons ATGCTGGCTGACAAATCCATTATTGGGAAATCCTCAGACTCAG ACAAACTAACTCAGTCCAAAAAATCACTCATAAGCGATGCTAAAACCACTAACAAAACGTCGACGCCGATCCGACCCAAAGTTTCGACGACGACCACATCCACGTCCAcggcggcagctgcagcagccacAATTGCAGCCAAGCAGGCGGCAGCGGCTAttgccagcagcaacatcaacaacaataacagcagcTTGACGCAGACGGTCACCCAAACGGTGACCCGTATCGGGAGCATTGGACGCACAACCATTGCCTGCATCACGCCGGCGAACAATGGTAACAAGAGCTCGTCGAGCAACTGCAATGTGGATGCCGCATCGGCCGCTGCACTGGCGGCTGCCGGCGTGGAGCTGGACAGCATCGATGACACCATGACCGAGGTGATTGTAAAGATCGAGAATCCAGAGAGCATGCCGCTCAACGACGATGAAGACGATGCCGTTTGCAATGAGGCTATTGAGGATGAGAATACCTTCGACTATGACCTGAAGCTGGGCAGTCCGTTGTCGTGGACCTACGATGCGGTGAAGATTGAGAATGAAGAGTTCGAGGATAGCTATCTGATGGAcaacgacgatgatgatgacgatctGTTGACCACAGCTGCGGCGACTCAAAAGCATGCCAAGCAATCGAATGAGAAGCAAATGGCGGGATCTATGGTGCCTGGAGGTGGTAGTGGAGGTGCCGTCAAGAAGATCGTGCTTAgtgcccagcagcaacagcaattgctcgaacagcagcagcatctgcagCACTTGCAGCTACAGCCCACCAGTCAGTCGCTGCAGATTAAGTTGCCCGCCATACCAGCCACCATAACGACGATTTCGGCACCCAAGCAGATGATGTCAGGTGCGGGAACCAGTGGCTCCCTAACCACGACCAATTGCACGCTGATGAGCAACAAGCTGGGTATGCCCGTGAAGGGCCAGAATCTCGACCTGCACTGGTCGCACTCGGACGACAATCGTTATCGCGTCCTGGTCCAGAACAAGCGCACACGCAAGGAGTCGCTGGAGCACTCCGCCGACATGATCTACAATGCGGATATTGAGAAGCCGTGGGTGTGCCGCAACTGCAATCGCACCTACAAGTGGAAGAACAGTCTCAAGTGTCATTTGAAGAACGAGTGCGGCTTGCCACCACGCTACTTCTGCAGCAAGATGTGCGGCTATGCCACCAATGTCCACAGCAATCTGAAGCGTCACCTGAACACCAAGTGTCGTGATCGCGAGAAGGATGCCGACGAGGAGAAGAAACCCGCGTCGGCCAGTGGCAACATGCCAGTGGTTATGGGCGTTGGCAATGGAACGGTTCCGGTCAGCAGCagtaataacaacaacaacggcggcggcagcagcaccagTAGCACCTACACCTTGGTGTTCCAGAACGATAGCGCTTAG
- the LOC6608524 gene encoding peflin yields MSYGQGYNPYAQPGGGYAPPPGAFPPQNAQVSPQAQQWFSMVDRDRSGKINASELQAALVNGRGDHFSDNACKLMISMFDNDASGTIDIYEFEKLYNYINQWLQVFKTYDQDSSGHIEEQELTQAFTQMGFRFSPEFINFLVKKSDPQAHKEVSVDQFIVLCVQVQRFTEAFRQRDTQQNGTITIGFEDFLTVAIGCSY; encoded by the exons ATGTCGTAT GGACAAGGCTATAACCCGTATGCCCAGCCCGGTGGTGGCTATGCCCCGCCGCCCGGAGCATTTCCGCCGCAGAATGCCCAGGTTTCTCCGCAGGCACAGCAATGGTTCTCCATGGTGGACCGCGACCGATCTGGAAAGATCAACGCCTCCGAGTTGCAGGCGGCTCTGGTGAATGGGCGTGGCGATCACTTCTCGGATAATGCCTGCAAGCTGATGATAA GCATGTTCGACAACGACGCCAGTGGTACCATCGATATCTATGAGTTCGAGAAGCTCTACAACTACATCAACCAATGGCTG CAAGTATTCAAGACCTACGATCAGGACTCCTCTGGACATATTGAAGAGCAGGAGCTGACCCAAG CCTTCACCCAGATGGGCTTTCGATTCTCGCCCGAATTCATCAACTTCCTGGTGAAGAAGAGCGATCCCCAGGCCCACAAAGAGGTGTCCGTGGATCAGTTCATAGTGCTCTGCGTGCAGGTGCAGCGCTTTACGGAGGCCTTCAGGCAGCGCGACACCCAGCAGAATGGAACCATCACCATTGGGTTCGAGGACTTCCTTACCGTTGCCATTGGCTGCTCGTACTGA